In Edaphobacter paludis, a single window of DNA contains:
- a CDS encoding fatty acid desaturase, with amino-acid sequence MTPTLITPEETTTTQAAASTRVIPAVAEVQQKVKQDLRMGREYQQGRINWLTTIFMGLFHVGAIAALFFFSWKNLLAFVVMYFFAINVGIGMAYHRLLTHRGYKTPKWVEYFLTMCGTLALEGGPIFWVATHRVHHQNSDDEGDPHTPHDGTWWAHAGWILSGRAMHSETALLGRYAPDLTRDPVHVWLSKYHWVPLTTSGVLLGLIGGFATHSVMGGVTMILWGTFLRVTLGLHATWLVNSATHLWGKRRFETKDDSRNNWWVALLTGGEGWHNNHHAHPVSARHGLAWYEFDINYYGIWLLSKIGLAKKVQVAKFDPQNPKPAGV; translated from the coding sequence ATGACACCAACGCTTATTACTCCCGAAGAAACGACGACGACCCAGGCCGCCGCCTCTACACGCGTTATCCCCGCCGTCGCCGAAGTCCAGCAGAAGGTGAAGCAGGACCTTCGCATGGGCCGCGAGTATCAGCAGGGACGCATCAACTGGCTCACCACGATCTTCATGGGCCTTTTCCATGTGGGCGCCATCGCCGCACTCTTCTTCTTTAGCTGGAAGAACCTTCTCGCGTTCGTGGTCATGTACTTCTTCGCGATCAATGTCGGCATCGGCATGGCCTATCACCGGCTGCTGACGCACCGCGGCTACAAGACGCCCAAGTGGGTCGAATACTTTCTGACCATGTGCGGAACGCTCGCGCTTGAGGGCGGACCGATCTTCTGGGTGGCCACGCACCGCGTTCACCATCAGAACTCCGACGACGAGGGCGATCCTCACACGCCGCACGATGGCACCTGGTGGGCGCATGCAGGCTGGATTCTTTCGGGCCGGGCCATGCACTCCGAGACCGCGCTGCTCGGCCGTTACGCTCCTGACCTTACGCGCGATCCCGTGCATGTGTGGCTGAGCAAATATCACTGGGTTCCTCTGACCACCTCGGGCGTTCTGCTTGGACTTATCGGCGGCTTCGCTACGCACAGCGTCATGGGCGGCGTAACCATGATTCTTTGGGGAACCTTCCTCCGCGTTACGCTTGGCCTTCATGCAACGTGGCTGGTCAACTCCGCCACGCACCTGTGGGGCAAGCGACGTTTCGAAACCAAGGACGATTCGCGCAATAACTGGTGGGTCGCTCTGCTTACCGGCGGCGAAGGCTGGCACAACAACCACCATGCCCACCCAGTCAGCGCGCGCCATGGCCTGGCGTGGTATGAGTTCGACATCAACTACTACGGCATCTGGCTGCTTTCGAAGATTGGCCTGGCGAAGAAAGTCCAGGTCGCCAAGTTCGATCCACAAAACCCGAAACCGGCTGGCGTCTAA
- a CDS encoding ATP-binding protein — translation MNITRRRGAIAFFITLGVLLVGLAVALNIGWIILNDRAVAFAVLGVILFSLLIAGVVLNTVFLVREIRRNERQDSFLNAVSHELKTPIASIRLYLETLQRRPIDEEQRQQFYKIMLADSDRLLATVEQVLKAGQLGQRHRQLNRTTIDLESLVSECINVTLQRHHLAAESIVLEPVPGAVRLQVVGIPEDLRTAIINVLDNAVKYSPEGVHIRCSLAITRYTWVTLKISDKGMGLPSNEYKRIFKRFYRVPGRSMVKIKGTGLGLFLVRNIARQHGGDVTASSAGAGLGTTITFTLPLAGPESSLDKS, via the coding sequence ATGAACATTACCCGACGCCGCGGAGCAATCGCTTTCTTCATCACGCTGGGCGTTCTGCTCGTGGGGCTTGCTGTTGCGCTGAATATCGGTTGGATCATTCTGAATGATCGTGCGGTCGCGTTTGCTGTGCTCGGCGTGATTCTCTTCAGCCTGCTGATAGCGGGAGTTGTGCTCAACACAGTTTTTCTGGTGCGGGAGATTCGCCGCAACGAGCGTCAGGACTCTTTTCTAAACGCCGTCAGCCACGAACTCAAGACACCGATCGCTTCGATCCGGCTTTATCTGGAGACGCTGCAGCGCCGCCCCATCGACGAAGAGCAGCGGCAGCAGTTTTACAAAATCATGCTCGCGGACTCGGACCGTCTACTGGCCACAGTCGAACAGGTGCTGAAGGCTGGTCAACTGGGCCAGCGACATCGCCAACTGAACCGCACCACCATCGACCTCGAATCGCTTGTGAGCGAATGCATCAACGTGACGCTGCAACGACACCATCTCGCTGCCGAGAGCATTGTTCTTGAGCCGGTGCCGGGGGCGGTGCGGCTGCAGGTGGTCGGCATCCCTGAAGATCTTCGAACGGCCATTATTAATGTGCTCGACAACGCAGTTAAGTATTCGCCGGAGGGAGTGCATATTCGCTGCTCTCTGGCCATCACGCGCTACACATGGGTTACGCTGAAGATCAGCGACAAGGGCATGGGGCTACCCTCGAATGAGTACAAGCGCATCTTCAAACGGTTCTATCGCGTGCCGGGGCGCTCGATGGTCAAGATCAAAGGCACTGGACTAGGGCTATTTCTGGTTCGCAATATTGCGCGGCAGCACGGCGGGGATGTGACTGCATCGAGTGCGGGGGCCGGTCTCGGGACCACCATCACATTTACATTGCCTCTTGCCGGCCCCGAGAGCAGTCTGGATAAATCATGA
- a CDS encoding response regulator transcription factor, which produces MTESKAPLIAVIEDEEHLAQGLLFNLQAEGYATHHEADGDAALAYLLNTQDNIAAIVLDCMLPGTDGFAIVHALREAKRYTPVLMLTARTRPEDILEGLEAGADDYLPKPFELSILLMRLKSLLRRAAWQNTAAPPEAPPDEYIFDHRTIRFDALELVAPNRTTHLTLMEADLLRYLTDREGQIVPRKDILEQVWRVHEDTDTRAIDNFIVRLRRYIEDDPGNPQHLLTVRGIGYRFIANP; this is translated from the coding sequence ATGACCGAATCGAAGGCTCCATTGATTGCCGTTATCGAAGATGAAGAGCATCTTGCGCAGGGGCTGCTGTTCAATCTTCAGGCTGAAGGCTATGCAACTCACCATGAGGCGGATGGAGACGCAGCGCTTGCCTACCTTTTGAACACGCAGGACAACATTGCCGCCATCGTGCTGGACTGCATGTTGCCAGGCACGGATGGCTTTGCCATCGTTCACGCTCTGCGCGAAGCGAAGCGATACACACCGGTGCTGATGCTGACGGCGCGTACGCGTCCCGAGGATATTCTCGAAGGGCTTGAAGCGGGCGCGGACGACTATCTTCCCAAGCCATTCGAGTTGAGCATTCTACTGATGCGGCTGAAGTCTCTGTTGCGCCGCGCTGCGTGGCAAAACACCGCCGCTCCGCCTGAAGCGCCGCCTGACGAATATATCTTTGATCACCGCACCATCCGTTTCGATGCGCTTGAACTGGTCGCGCCGAATCGCACGACCCATCTCACGCTGATGGAGGCCGATCTTCTGCGCTATCTGACCGACCGCGAAGGCCAGATTGTGCCGCGCAAGGACATCCTCGAACAGGTGTGGCGCGTTCATGAGGATACCGACACTCGCGCCATCGATAACTTCATCGTCCGCCTGCGGCGCTACATTGAAGACGATCCAGGCAATCCACAGCATCTGCTTACGGTGCGCGGCATCGGCTATCGATTTATCGCGAACCCTTAG